NNNNNNNNNNNNNNNNNNNNNNNNNNNNNNNNNNNNNNNNNNNNNNNNNNNNNNNNNNNNNNNNNNNNNNNNNNNNNNNNNNNNNNNNNNNNNNNNNNNNNNNNNNNNNNNNNNNNNNNNNNNNNNNNNNNNNNNNNNNNNNNNNNNNNNNNNNNNNNNNNNNNNNNNNNNNNNNNNNNNNNNNNNNNNNNNNNNNNNNNNNNNNNNNNNNNNNNNNNNNNNNNNNNNNNNNNNNNNNNNNNNNNNNNNNNNNNNNNNNNNNNNNNNNNNNNNNNNNNNNNNNNNNNNNNNNNNNNNNNNNNNNNNNNNNNNNNNNNNNNNNNNNNNNNNNNNNNNNNNNNNNNNNNNNNNNNNNNNNNNNNNNNNNNNNNNNNNNNNNNNNNNNNNNNNNNNNNNNNNNNNNNNNNNNNNNNNNNNNNNNNNNNNNNNNNNNNNNNNNNNNNNNNNNNNNNNNNNNNNNNNNNNNNNNNNNNNNNNNNNNNNNNNNNNNNNNNNNNNNNNNNNNNNNNNNNNNNNNNNNNNNNNNNNNNNNNNNNNNNNNNNNNNNNNNNNNNNNNNNNNNNNNNNNNNNNNNNNNNNNNNNNNNNNNNNNNNNNNNNNNNNNNNNNNNNNNNNNNNNNNNNNNNNNNNNNNNNNNNNNNNNNNNNNNNNNNNNNNNNNNNNNNNNNNNNNNNNNNNNNNNNNNNNNNNNNNNGCCTTACTGGCCTGCTCGAGCttttcttggctcttggacaTGAACCCTGCCTTAACTCTGCTGGCAGCCACAAGCTGGGCAGTCGACGCCGCCACATCGTTCGAGGCCACGATGAGTTGTTCTGGACTGTTGCGCCCAGAGATGACTCCATCTGCTGTCTCAATCAGAGTGTTAGTCGACGACGCCACAGCCTTGGCGGCAGAGATCAGTCCCTCAGTCCATCGGTTGTTCTTCTTGTAGAACGCTGTTCGCGACGTCGATCCACGACCTGCCTGTACGATCTCCTGCTGTGTCACTGTCGCCGCTTGAATCAGTTGCGTAATGGCGTTGGTGATCGCCGTCGCCGCATCCAGGATCGAGTCGTTCACCTTGAGCTCATAGGTTGAGTAGCCATCACggggcttgttcttgagcttggccaGTCGTGCAGCGGCTGCCGCAATTGCATCTGCAGCTTTACTGAGCTCCTGGTCGACGAGGTCACCCAAGTCTCCTTTCTTGTTGGCGAGCTTGCCAAAGCCAGGAGCAAACGACTCAacaagcttgttgagctttTGCAAGTTCATCTGAACgtcgttgttgctgttgatgaccACGTCTGTCTTCTGCAAGGGATCCATGCCCTCAAGTCGGAAGCTCTGAAGACCTCGGAGGAACTGTACAGCTGAGATAGCGGGCTGGCGGGTTCCGTTCATGAGAGCATCGGTCTTCTTATCATCTGTAGCTAGACGGGTAAGACCCTTGGTGTTGCTGCAGACATCGGCAATGGCACCAGAGAAGAcgttgatggccttgataAGGTCGGCATGTGTCGCATTTGGTCCATCTGCgatgaagttgttgaatGATGTAGCAAATTCCATAGCACTAGCTGAGGCCTTCTCGATCTGTGACAGTACATAAGAGGGAGACGCATTCTGGTTACCAGCCTGCATGCTGGAATCCAACTCGTACAGCGCATCATCCACACGCGCAACACCAGCCTGGAGAACAGAGTCGATAATgtcgttgatcttgtcaaggtTGGACATGATGAGGGCATCGATCTGGCCATCCAAAGCATGGTCGGTGTCACCCTGGTTCATCTTGAGCTCGTTGAGCTCGATGAGAGTCTGATCCATGCCCGCCTTGTAcacctcaagctcctcctccttgtcACGGAGGAGCTGCTCAAGGTCAGAGCTGCCGTCGCGGAGGTTCATCTGAGCATCCTCCagttgtcttgtcttgttgcgCAGTGCCTCCTCCAGATCCGCCAT
The window above is part of the Fusarium oxysporum f. sp. lycopersici 4287 chromosome 8, whole genome shotgun sequence genome. Proteins encoded here:
- a CDS encoding hypothetical protein (At least one base has a quality score < 10), with translation MGDLVDQELSKAADAIAAAAARLAKLKNKPRDGYSTYELKVNDSILDAATAITNAITQLIQAATVTQQEIVQAGRGSTSRTAFYKKNNRWTEGLISAAKAVASSTNTLIETADGVISGRNSPEQLIVASNDVAASTAQLVAASRVKAGFMSKSQEKLEQASK